Proteins from one Vibrio pomeroyi genomic window:
- a CDS encoding AAA family ATPase, with protein MNNLIVFTGGPGSGKTSVIDALKSKGYRCAPEVGRKVIQHQVEQQGSALPWLDKVAFRDEMVREELANYQEFEASEQLVFFDRSIVDSYGYSLLETLPIPESLLNSCNELEYNAKVFIFPPWDSIFINDQERKQDFKEAVATYEKMVAAYTQFGYQLVEVPKLSVEERVEFILTSIDSDE; from the coding sequence TTGAACAATCTAATCGTATTTACCGGTGGGCCGGGATCGGGCAAAACCTCGGTCATCGACGCTTTGAAAAGCAAGGGCTATCGCTGCGCACCAGAAGTCGGGCGTAAAGTCATTCAGCACCAAGTTGAGCAACAAGGTAGCGCCTTACCATGGTTAGATAAAGTGGCTTTTCGTGATGAGATGGTGCGAGAAGAGTTAGCTAATTACCAAGAATTTGAGGCAAGTGAGCAACTCGTTTTCTTTGATAGAAGCATCGTGGATTCATACGGTTACAGCCTGTTAGAAACGCTGCCTATTCCAGAATCCTTGCTGAATAGCTGTAATGAGCTCGAATACAATGCCAAGGTATTTATCTTCCCGCCATGGGATTCGATTTTCATCAATGATCAAGAGCGCAAGCAAGATTTTAAAGAGGCGGTCGCCACCTATGAAAAGATGGTGGCAGCCTATACCCAGTTTGGTTATCAACTGGTGGAAGTGCCTAAATTATCTGTTGAGGAGCGAGTCGAGTTCATTTTAACTTCAATTGACTCAGACGAGTGA
- a CDS encoding hydrolase, which translates to MLTKQKTGLVVVDVQGKLARLVDESETLIANCGKLIEGAKLLGLPVVSLEQNPEKLGATVSELNDLLSDAKPIPKSTFNACNEPKFVEAVQAKDVDTWLVCGIEAHICVYQTAMGLLELGYKVQVVGDCISSRTALNKKLAISRLRDAGVQITGLEMSLYELVKDCRAPEFKSILSLIR; encoded by the coding sequence ATGCTAACGAAACAAAAGACAGGCTTGGTGGTTGTGGATGTTCAGGGCAAGCTCGCACGCCTTGTTGATGAGAGCGAGACACTGATTGCTAACTGTGGAAAGCTGATTGAAGGAGCGAAGCTCTTAGGTCTTCCTGTTGTTAGCTTGGAGCAGAACCCAGAGAAGTTGGGGGCAACCGTTAGTGAGCTGAATGACCTATTGAGTGACGCTAAGCCGATACCGAAATCCACGTTCAACGCGTGTAACGAGCCTAAGTTTGTTGAGGCAGTGCAAGCCAAGGATGTGGATACGTGGTTAGTGTGTGGCATTGAGGCTCATATTTGTGTCTATCAAACTGCAATGGGGTTGTTGGAACTTGGCTACAAGGTTCAGGTCGTTGGTGACTGCATTAGTTCACGAACAGCATTGAACAAGAAACTGGCCATCAGCCGATTGCGTGACGCTGGTGTCCAAATTACGGGATTAGAAATGAGCCTGTACGAGCTAGTGAAAGATTGCCGCGCACCAGAATTTAAGTCCATTCTGTCCTTGATTCGTTAA
- a CDS encoding porin family protein: MNKITKSALALGLISAVSLPALAAGTDGGAYIGGGLSVYQDSDTDGAPSLDSSGMGYNLYGGYQFNRIVGVELGYTDYANYKNSTDKLSPTSISVSANLGYTFDNTIRPFVLAGLSSVDLNANSGAGYDDDSGTGFHFGVGVEYTPVEHLTLRLISQADAVSVDDYSIGSNGSFKSDDHTLAFNSISFGGSYNF, encoded by the coding sequence ATGAACAAGATTACGAAATCAGCATTAGCACTGGGCTTGATCAGCGCGGTTTCTCTTCCAGCTTTAGCAGCAGGCACTGACGGCGGCGCATACATTGGTGGTGGCCTTAGCGTCTACCAAGATTCAGATACAGATGGCGCGCCGAGCTTAGATTCTAGCGGCATGGGTTACAACCTATACGGCGGTTACCAATTCAACCGTATCGTTGGCGTGGAACTTGGCTACACAGATTACGCAAACTACAAAAACAGCACTGACAAGCTTTCACCAACGTCTATTTCTGTGTCAGCAAACCTAGGTTACACATTCGACAACACAATCCGCCCATTCGTATTGGCTGGTTTAAGCTCTGTCGACCTCAATGCGAATAGCGGTGCAGGATACGACGATGATAGCGGTACAGGCTTCCACTTTGGTGTTGGTGTTGAATACACGCCGGTTGAACACCTAACACTACGCCTAATCTCGCAAGCAGATGCGGTAAGCGTAGATGACTACTCAATTGGAAGTAACGGCTCATTCAAAAGCGATGACCATACGCTTGCATTCAACAGCATTAGCTTCGGTGGTTCATACAACTTCTAA
- a CDS encoding phosphoethanolamine--lipid A transferase, whose translation MNLPSLNMSINKLPFVLAVYYLLVINIPLSQELFSIVQASKSESVAFLISIPIFFLAAFNFIFQVFNWPIFSKPFFIFLLITSTLVSYSMFNYGIYVDYGMIENVFETNSGEAASYVSTHSILWLFAMGIVPSLILLFTKLKRESWKDFFVWKSIGLLSSLIVIAIIAGLFYKDYVSIGRNNSHIKKMIIPTEYVSSAVKYINNTYIKEPIPYQELGLDAKQTPQAKAATKPTLLVFVLGETARVYNYQYHGYERETNAYTQPYNPIFFSDVQSCGTATAVSVPCMFSNMNRSNYDRDKAYNQDNVVDIMNRAGIHSIWREHDGGDKAVAHRIKEMTLVAKDSDPLCNNDVCYDTAMLENFEQDTQDLSQDSIIFYHIAGSHGPTYFERYPEEHMKFTPDCGRADIENCTKEEVVNTYDNTILYTDFFLSQAMQKLEKLTDKYNVALMYVSDHGESLGENGVYLHGMPYSLAPKEQTHVPLIFWMSDGFAAEKGISDTCLRKAGKEQSFSHDNLFDSLLGLMDVQTQEYRENQDIFAACR comes from the coding sequence ATGAATCTACCAAGCTTAAACATGTCGATAAACAAGCTGCCCTTTGTGTTGGCTGTGTATTATCTGCTTGTCATCAACATCCCTCTCTCCCAAGAGCTGTTTAGTATTGTTCAGGCATCTAAGTCTGAAAGCGTTGCGTTTCTTATATCCATCCCTATCTTCTTCCTTGCTGCCTTCAATTTTATCTTCCAAGTCTTCAACTGGCCGATATTCTCCAAGCCATTTTTTATCTTCTTGCTCATCACCTCAACACTCGTCAGCTACAGCATGTTCAATTACGGCATCTATGTCGACTATGGGATGATAGAGAACGTATTCGAAACTAATAGTGGCGAAGCAGCAAGCTATGTAAGTACCCACTCAATCTTATGGTTATTCGCGATGGGGATTGTCCCGTCACTCATCCTACTGTTTACCAAACTTAAGCGAGAGTCATGGAAAGATTTCTTTGTCTGGAAGTCGATTGGATTGCTCTCTTCATTGATTGTTATCGCGATTATTGCTGGGCTGTTTTACAAAGATTATGTCTCGATTGGTCGCAATAACTCTCACATCAAAAAGATGATCATCCCAACCGAATATGTGTCATCCGCAGTCAAATACATCAATAACACCTATATCAAAGAACCCATCCCCTACCAAGAACTAGGGTTAGATGCGAAACAAACACCACAAGCCAAAGCGGCAACCAAACCGACCTTACTGGTGTTTGTGCTGGGTGAAACCGCGCGCGTGTATAACTACCAATATCATGGCTATGAGAGAGAAACGAACGCTTACACCCAGCCTTACAACCCGATATTTTTCTCTGATGTTCAGTCGTGTGGCACAGCCACTGCAGTTTCTGTGCCGTGTATGTTCTCGAACATGAATCGCAGCAACTACGACCGAGACAAGGCTTACAATCAAGATAACGTGGTCGACATCATGAACCGCGCGGGCATTCACTCTATCTGGCGAGAACATGATGGTGGAGACAAGGCGGTTGCACACCGAATCAAAGAGATGACGCTCGTCGCTAAAGACAGCGACCCGTTATGTAATAACGATGTGTGCTACGACACAGCGATGCTGGAGAACTTCGAGCAAGATACTCAAGATCTCAGCCAAGATAGCATCATTTTCTATCATATTGCCGGATCTCATGGCCCTACTTACTTTGAACGCTATCCAGAAGAACATATGAAGTTCACACCAGACTGCGGTCGCGCCGATATTGAAAACTGTACCAAAGAGGAAGTGGTTAACACCTACGACAACACCATCTTGTACACGGATTTCTTCCTATCACAGGCGATGCAAAAGCTTGAGAAACTCACCGACAAATACAACGTGGCATTGATGTATGTGTCCGATCACGGCGAGTCATTGGGAGAGAATGGCGTCTACTTACACGGCATGCCTTACTCGCTAGCACCAAAGGAACAAACCCACGTTCCACTGATCTTTTGGATGTCGGATGGCTTTGCCGCTGAGAAAGGCATCAGTGACACGTGCTTGCGTAAAGCAGGAAAAGAACAGAGCTTCTCACACGATAACCTGTTCGACTCTTTGCTCGGCCTAATGGACGTTCAAACCCAAGAATACCGAGAGAACCAAGATATCTTCGCTGCGTGTCGATAA